From a region of the Acidobacteriota bacterium genome:
- a CDS encoding diacylglycerol kinase family protein, which yields MIKKRRQKGKQNHYALLLNRRAGGFERRVVERLTAAIRRAGAHYTVLEPESATDLLAMAQQAAGVRRRHRFLSQNISRRGPITALVACGGDGTFNLVARAAMDADLPVGVLPLGSLNNIARSLCGSVDPGRAIQSILSGNYRKFDAGRAATQPFFGSVGLGFTAELTRLLKEKKLPRFGIGWAQLANRAAASVSVTPIIVKVDSFRFEVSPLMLNVNLLSYSAGLPFSPASVPDDGHAEVIFDRGEAVGGFGAFARLIHNGKYLYGDDVRMYRATTITCQPSRGRKLYLDGELIDLPTNVLEVQVKPQQVKVFC from the coding sequence ATGATCAAGAAACGACGTCAGAAAGGCAAACAGAATCATTACGCCCTGTTGCTCAATCGCCGGGCGGGCGGCTTCGAGCGACGGGTGGTCGAGCGGCTGACGGCGGCGATTCGCCGGGCCGGCGCCCACTATACGGTTCTCGAACCGGAGTCGGCTACGGATCTGCTGGCCATGGCACAACAGGCCGCCGGCGTGAGACGACGCCATCGCTTTCTGTCGCAGAACATCAGTCGACGGGGGCCCATCACCGCCCTGGTCGCTTGCGGTGGTGACGGGACGTTCAATCTCGTGGCCCGGGCGGCCATGGATGCAGACCTGCCGGTGGGTGTGCTGCCGCTCGGCAGCCTGAACAATATCGCGCGTTCGCTGTGCGGATCGGTCGATCCCGGCCGGGCCATCCAGAGCATTCTCTCAGGTAACTACCGGAAGTTTGACGCGGGTCGCGCCGCGACCCAGCCCTTCTTCGGCTCCGTCGGCCTCGGTTTCACGGCCGAGCTGACCCGCCTGCTAAAGGAGAAGAAACTGCCCCGTTTCGGTATCGGCTGGGCGCAGCTGGCCAATCGCGCCGCCGCCAGCGTCTCCGTGACACCCATTATCGTCAAGGTGGACAGCTTCCGCTTTGAGGTCAGCCCGCTCATGCTCAACGTCAACCTGCTGTCGTACTCGGCGGGCCTGCCGTTCTCACCGGCCTCGGTGCCGGATGACGGTCATGCGGAGGTAATCTTTGACAGGGGAGAAGCCGTCGGAGGGTTCGGCGCCTTCGCCCGCCTCATCCATAACGGAAAGTATCTGTACGGAGATGACGTCCGAATGTACCGCGCCACTACCATCACGTGCCAGCCATCCCGGGGACGGAAACTGTACCTCGACGGTGAACTGATCGACCTGCCGACCAACGTGCTGGAGGTTCAGGTGAAGCCTCAGCAGGTGAAGGTCTTTTGCTGA
- a CDS encoding tetratricopeptide repeat protein, translated as MFTRIVPIIVLLPLMLTAIEVSQRGARMDADQPTADSLLYSADEIFQQRDYEQALLKYEEALGRAREEFNRSVETETLAQMARVNLLLGNIDEGKEWLSRAAERANDSDPMGWSRYLGVRGRYEWKAGDLAAARKTFDEMFAYCNTNALWPRAVDAAHMIAIVAKNPEEQIEWGQRGIEVAEAGSAEHQLGPLWNNLGSTYYDLKQFDSALSCYLKAREYHWQFSGEVEKLFADYHVGMSYRLAGNPEEAEKWLRPVLAWAERLELHSAIGQALEDLAEIRIARGQTAEGLEMLKRARLEYKEAGFDQSWPAVWDHINERIKQLGG; from the coding sequence GTGTTTACCCGGATTGTGCCGATCATTGTGCTGCTGCCGCTCATGCTGACGGCCATTGAGGTCAGCCAAAGAGGAGCTCGTATGGATGCCGACCAACCGACCGCTGATTCGCTGCTATACAGCGCCGACGAAATCTTCCAGCAACGGGACTACGAGCAAGCCCTGCTTAAATACGAGGAAGCCCTCGGGCGGGCGCGTGAGGAGTTCAATCGATCCGTCGAAACAGAGACTCTGGCGCAGATGGCCCGGGTGAACCTGCTTCTGGGCAATATCGACGAGGGGAAGGAATGGCTCTCCAGGGCGGCCGAAAGGGCCAATGATAGCGATCCGATGGGTTGGTCGCGATATCTGGGCGTCAGGGGACGCTATGAGTGGAAGGCCGGCGACTTGGCCGCGGCGCGCAAAACTTTTGATGAGATGTTCGCCTACTGCAACACCAACGCCCTGTGGCCCCGGGCCGTCGATGCCGCCCATATGATAGCCATCGTCGCAAAGAATCCTGAGGAACAGATCGAATGGGGGCAAAGAGGGATTGAGGTTGCTGAGGCGGGCAGCGCCGAGCACCAGCTCGGCCCCCTGTGGAACAACCTCGGCAGCACTTACTACGATCTCAAGCAGTTCGACAGCGCCCTGTCCTGCTACCTGAAAGCGCGGGAATACCACTGGCAGTTCTCCGGTGAGGTCGAAAAGCTCTTCGCCGACTACCACGTCGGTATGTCTTACCGGCTGGCAGGCAATCCGGAAGAGGCGGAAAAGTGGTTGCGGCCGGTTCTGGCCTGGGCGGAACGCCTCGAACTGCATTCGGCGATCGGACAGGCCCTGGAAGACCTGGCGGAGATCCGGATCGCCCGCGGGCAGACCGCCGAGGGCCTTGAAATGCTGAAACGGGCCCGCCTGGAATACAAAGAGGCCGGGTTCGACCAGAGCTGGCCCGCCGTCTGGGACCACATCAACGAGCGCATCAAGCAACTCGGGGGTTGA
- a CDS encoding GDP-mannose 4,6-dehydratase encodes MSQPHAFITGIAGFAGSYLAEELLNSGFTVSGSIYDDEPTDNIAAIRSDLRLVPLDILDGDRCKKVLRKLKPGYVFHLAAVASVGRSYEQEALTVEVNFRGTLNMLAAAGQLDRLNRFVYVSSADCYGIFSPKNRTLTENQPLNPISPYGISKAAAEYAVRYHYRQHRLPAVISRSFNHSGPRQTERFVIPSFARQVALIEAGRQKPRVQVGDLSARRDFSDVRDIVRGYRLIALKGRPGEVYQLCSGRAVSIQKMLDALLSFSTGKVTVKVDESRLRKAEIPVLRGSNRKAAQSVGFEIRYKLKTTLRDTLEYWRSKVGKA; translated from the coding sequence ATGAGCCAGCCGCACGCCTTCATTACCGGAATCGCCGGATTCGCCGGCTCATACCTGGCCGAAGAACTGTTGAATTCCGGGTTTACCGTTTCCGGCTCGATTTACGACGACGAACCTACCGACAATATCGCCGCCATCCGCAGTGACCTGCGGCTGGTGCCCCTGGATATACTCGATGGTGACAGGTGCAAAAAGGTGCTGCGGAAGTTGAAACCGGGGTATGTCTTTCACCTGGCGGCGGTAGCTTCGGTAGGCAGGTCCTACGAACAGGAAGCGCTTACTGTCGAGGTTAATTTTCGGGGCACCCTGAACATGCTCGCTGCGGCCGGACAGCTCGATCGGCTCAACAGGTTTGTGTACGTAAGTTCCGCCGATTGCTATGGCATCTTTTCTCCGAAGAACCGGACCCTTACGGAGAATCAGCCTCTAAACCCGATCTCGCCGTACGGTATCAGCAAGGCTGCCGCCGAGTATGCGGTCCGATACCACTACCGACAGCACAGGCTTCCGGCGGTGATATCACGTTCCTTCAATCACAGCGGGCCCCGACAGACGGAACGGTTTGTCATCCCGTCATTCGCCCGGCAGGTGGCCCTGATCGAGGCGGGCAGGCAAAAACCGCGGGTGCAAGTGGGGGACCTCTCGGCGCGCAGAGACTTCTCCGACGTCCGCGACATAGTCCGCGGCTATCGGCTGATCGCGCTCAAAGGCCGGCCGGGCGAGGTATACCAACTCTGCTCCGGGAGGGCGGTGTCAATCCAGAAGATGCTGGATGCCCTGTTGTCTTTTTCGACCGGCAAAGTTACCGTCAAGGTTGACGAATCCCGGCTGCGTAAGGCGGAAATCCCCGTCCTGAGGGGCAGCAACCGGAAGGCGGCTCAATCGGTCGGTTTTGAAATCCGATATAAACTCAAAACGACGTTGCGTGACACGCTGGAGTACTGGCGGAGCAAGGTCGGCAAAGCATAA
- a CDS encoding nucleotide sugar dehydrogenase: MAETRHRKPRAVDTLLEKIKNRKARAGVIGLGYVGLPLSMALVEAGFRVTGFDISSEKIKRLNAGKSDIDDVPDERVREAVRSGRFLATGNPKALSTMDTISICVPTPLSKTKDPDVSFILAAMDWVKKYIRKGTLVVLESTTYPGTTEDLILPLIDRKGFKVGADFFLAFSPERVDPGNAKYTTGNTPRVVGGVTRDCTRVAKAFYEKTIPHVHAVSSTQAAEMVKLLENTFRSVNIGLVNEVAVMCNRLGIDVWEIIDAAATKPFGFMPFYPGPGLGGHCIPIDPHYLSWKLKSLNYYARFIELAGDINSQMPEWVVQRIGAMMNRRHARALNKSAMLILGVAYKRDIKDIRESPALDVIKLLEDKGCRVYYNDPFVPHFAWRDGVMKSSRLTAQLIKKVNLVVVVTDHSGYDYQWIVDNARAVFDTRNATKHVRRHRQKIELL, translated from the coding sequence ATGGCAGAAACACGCCACAGGAAACCCAGGGCTGTTGATACGCTGCTCGAGAAGATCAAGAATCGAAAAGCCAGGGCCGGTGTTATCGGTCTGGGCTACGTGGGGCTGCCGCTGTCGATGGCCCTGGTCGAGGCCGGGTTCCGAGTGACCGGCTTCGACATCAGCAGCGAGAAAATCAAGCGACTCAACGCGGGGAAATCGGATATCGACGACGTGCCCGACGAACGCGTTCGTGAGGCCGTGCGCTCGGGACGCTTTCTCGCCACGGGCAACCCGAAAGCGCTGTCGACGATGGATACGATTTCCATCTGTGTTCCGACCCCGCTGTCCAAGACCAAAGATCCCGACGTCAGCTTCATCCTGGCCGCCATGGACTGGGTAAAGAAGTATATCCGGAAGGGAACGCTCGTGGTACTGGAGTCCACGACCTATCCGGGCACGACCGAGGATCTGATCCTGCCGCTCATTGACAGGAAGGGGTTCAAGGTCGGCGCCGATTTCTTCCTTGCTTTCTCACCGGAACGCGTCGACCCGGGGAACGCGAAGTACACCACCGGTAACACTCCCCGCGTAGTCGGCGGCGTCACCCGCGACTGCACGCGGGTCGCGAAGGCCTTCTATGAAAAGACCATCCCGCACGTGCACGCGGTCTCGTCGACCCAGGCCGCGGAAATGGTAAAACTCCTGGAGAATACGTTCAGGTCGGTCAATATCGGTCTCGTCAACGAGGTGGCGGTCATGTGCAATCGGCTGGGCATCGACGTGTGGGAGATCATCGACGCCGCCGCCACCAAGCCGTTCGGCTTCATGCCGTTCTACCCCGGTCCGGGGCTGGGCGGCCACTGCATTCCGATCGACCCGCACTACCTGTCGTGGAAGCTCAAGTCGCTCAATTACTACGCCCGGTTCATCGAGCTGGCCGGCGACATCAACAGCCAGATGCCCGAGTGGGTGGTCCAACGGATCGGTGCCATGATGAACCGCCGTCATGCCAGGGCGCTCAACAAGTCGGCCATGCTCATCCTCGGCGTAGCCTACAAGCGAGACATCAAGGACATCCGCGAGTCCCCGGCCCTGGACGTCATCAAGCTGCTCGAAGACAAGGGCTGCCGGGTCTACTACAACGATCCTTTTGTCCCGCACTTTGCGTGGCGCGACGGCGTCATGAAATCGAGCCGGCTGACGGCTCAACTGATCAAGAAAGTCAATCTGGTCGTCGTTGTCACCGACCACAGCGGCTACGACTACCAGTGGATCGTGGATAACGCCAGGGCCGTCTTTGACACCCGCAACGCCACCAAACACGTCCGCAGGCATCGCCAGAAAATCGAACTGCTCTAA
- the gmd gene encoding GDP-mannose 4,6-dehydratase — protein sequence MRALITGITGQDGSYLADLLLEKGYEVIGMVRRSSTESSERIEHIRDRLTLVQADLLDQLSIITTIQKHQPQEVYNLAAQSFVPTSWIQPSLTGEFNAMGVTKVLEAIRLIDKNIRFYQASSSEMFGKVHEVPQRETTPFHPRSPYGVAKVYGHWITVNYRESFNMHASSGILFNHESPRRGLEFVTRKITDGAARIKLGMADKLALGNLDAKRDWGFAGDYVEAMWRMLQQDEAADYVIATGETHSVEDFVRQAFARVDLDYKKYVVTDPRFVRPAEVDLLLGDASLAHKKLGWQPRVKFEELVNMMVDADMERLSKRK from the coding sequence ATGCGCGCATTGATTACCGGTATTACCGGGCAGGATGGATCGTACCTGGCCGACCTGCTGCTGGAGAAGGGCTACGAGGTTATCGGCATGGTCCGCCGCTCGTCCACCGAATCTTCCGAACGAATCGAGCACATCAGGGACCGGCTGACGCTGGTTCAGGCTGACCTTCTCGACCAGCTCTCGATCATCACCACGATCCAGAAACATCAGCCGCAGGAGGTCTACAACCTGGCGGCACAGTCATTCGTGCCCACCAGCTGGATTCAACCCTCTCTGACCGGTGAGTTCAACGCCATGGGAGTGACCAAGGTGCTCGAGGCAATCCGTCTGATCGATAAGAACATTCGGTTCTACCAGGCTTCCTCATCGGAGATGTTCGGCAAGGTTCACGAGGTCCCGCAGCGGGAAACGACACCGTTTCACCCCCGCTCACCGTACGGGGTGGCCAAAGTGTACGGCCACTGGATTACGGTCAACTACCGCGAGAGCTTCAACATGCACGCCAGTTCCGGTATCCTGTTCAACCATGAGTCGCCACGCCGGGGTTTGGAATTCGTCACCCGCAAGATCACCGACGGCGCGGCGCGGATCAAGCTCGGTATGGCGGACAAACTGGCCCTTGGCAACCTTGACGCCAAACGCGACTGGGGATTCGCCGGGGACTACGTCGAGGCCATGTGGCGGATGCTTCAGCAGGACGAAGCCGCCGATTACGTTATCGCCACCGGCGAAACGCATTCGGTCGAGGACTTCGTCCGCCAGGCTTTCGCCCGGGTTGACCTGGACTATAAGAAATACGTGGTAACAGACCCGCGCTTTGTCCGCCCGGCAGAGGTTGATCTCTTGCTTGGCGACGCCTCGCTGGCGCACAAAAAGCTCGGCTGGCAGCCGCGCGTGAAGTTCGAGGAACTGGTCAATATGATGGTGGACGCCGACATGGAGCGACTGTCCAAACGGAAGTAG
- a CDS encoding HEAT repeat domain-containing protein, producing the protein MTTTVATEEQRLQDVRLILKDLLKVIKVVSMYPEGNPLPECMRRTFAEKLESLVQDCGSIRITVERDRLALDGETAFIDRSKQESLAGLFFETGITDLTFREGLDTPQIHLFLNVIKDYVNLPNRSRDLVNMLWEAGLTGITFTTVEDLALSEYDGDFRVQELFSNREAGGIEGSQMASERTENYEAIFRPAEQEDADGGPPTGPGRTVFDEQVGDREGLRTVEAANAMGFADLDPSDQRATPDTTLILEDESRLSEEEELQVQQIARDDADFDIYESTTELLRELLHQEGDMASFDEAVTVSEKVMSEFIRAGRLVYAGRVLGYFRSLEERIRPDKPLWSERLKDARITAGSRDRLKILCEALNQLPDIAAADLRRYLNLFDWEALAGLTDLLGELTQRNHRESLCDFLAERGRENLQLVSKGLFDKRWFVVRNSVIILCRIGDGPALNQVKNVVDHEDRRVRLALVSSLLDCTHEQALELLKRGARDKDPEVRKEAVNSIVARRGPAAFVAITDVLNDDSFGELEGPDQQRVLNAYSVLGGDRAVEYLMHLITKPNPLRDRNLRAYRTAAFEALSHNRSERCERALLKLSSSWRPDIKRQAVQALKRRRELIYGGKDD; encoded by the coding sequence ATGACAACGACGGTCGCAACAGAAGAGCAGCGCCTTCAGGACGTCCGGCTGATCCTCAAAGACCTCCTGAAAGTGATCAAGGTCGTCTCCATGTACCCGGAGGGGAACCCGCTTCCCGAGTGCATGCGACGGACGTTTGCCGAGAAGCTCGAGTCGCTGGTCCAGGACTGCGGCAGTATACGGATCACCGTAGAGCGTGACCGCCTGGCCCTCGACGGTGAGACGGCGTTCATCGACCGCTCCAAGCAGGAGAGCCTGGCCGGCCTGTTCTTCGAAACCGGTATCACCGATCTGACGTTCCGCGAAGGCCTTGACACCCCGCAGATTCACCTGTTCCTGAACGTGATCAAAGACTACGTCAACCTGCCCAACAGGAGCCGCGACCTGGTCAACATGCTTTGGGAAGCCGGCCTGACCGGGATTACGTTTACGACCGTTGAGGACCTGGCGCTGTCCGAATACGATGGTGACTTCAGAGTCCAGGAACTGTTCAGCAATCGAGAGGCCGGCGGTATCGAGGGTTCGCAGATGGCGAGCGAGAGAACCGAGAACTACGAGGCCATTTTCAGGCCGGCCGAGCAAGAGGACGCCGACGGCGGACCTCCGACCGGTCCCGGGCGGACGGTCTTTGACGAGCAAGTGGGCGACCGTGAGGGCTTGAGGACCGTCGAGGCGGCCAATGCCATGGGATTCGCCGATCTCGATCCGTCGGACCAGCGTGCAACTCCCGATACAACCCTGATACTTGAGGACGAGTCGAGGCTTTCCGAGGAAGAAGAGTTGCAGGTGCAGCAAATCGCCCGGGACGACGCCGATTTTGACATATACGAATCAACCACCGAATTGCTCAGGGAGTTACTGCACCAGGAAGGAGACATGGCCAGCTTCGACGAGGCGGTGACGGTCTCCGAGAAGGTCATGAGCGAGTTCATTCGAGCGGGAAGACTCGTGTACGCGGGGCGGGTGCTGGGCTACTTCCGATCACTTGAAGAACGCATCCGTCCGGACAAGCCCCTGTGGTCCGAGCGGCTGAAAGATGCCCGCATCACGGCGGGCAGTCGAGACCGCCTGAAAATCCTGTGCGAGGCGCTCAATCAACTCCCTGATATCGCTGCGGCCGACCTGCGCCGGTATCTCAACCTCTTCGACTGGGAGGCCCTGGCCGGTCTGACTGACCTGCTGGGTGAACTGACACAGCGGAATCACCGAGAATCACTGTGCGACTTCCTGGCTGAGCGAGGCCGCGAAAATCTGCAGCTCGTCTCCAAGGGGTTGTTCGACAAACGGTGGTTCGTCGTGCGCAATTCCGTCATCATCCTTTGCCGGATCGGCGACGGCCCGGCGCTTAACCAGGTGAAGAACGTCGTCGACCACGAAGACAGGCGAGTACGCTTGGCGCTGGTGTCGTCGCTGCTGGACTGCACCCACGAGCAGGCCCTGGAACTGCTCAAGCGTGGCGCCCGTGACAAGGATCCGGAGGTTCGCAAGGAGGCGGTCAACTCTATCGTGGCCCGGCGCGGACCGGCGGCTTTCGTTGCCATCACCGACGTACTGAACGACGATTCGTTCGGCGAACTGGAGGGTCCCGACCAGCAGAGGGTGCTCAATGCGTACTCCGTGCTCGGGGGCGACCGGGCGGTGGAATATCTCATGCACCTGATAACGAAACCCAACCCGTTACGAGACAGGAACCTTAGGGCCTATCGGACCGCGGCTTTTGAGGCCCTCAGCCACAATCGAAGCGAGCGGTGCGAGCGCGCCCTGCTGAAGCTCTCGTCGAGCTGGCGACCGGATATCAAACGGCAGGCCGTACAGGCGTTAAAGCGACGCCGGGAACTCATCTACGGAGGAAAAGATGACTGA
- a CDS encoding aldo/keto reductase family protein — protein sequence MSSYVGARTVAGYRHFAYLLRKDRNQPKGERTMEYRRVGKSGLRISEISLGAWLTYGSSVDGNAAGEIVRAAVEEGVNFIDIADIYAKGEAEKVVGAAIRDFKRSDLVISSKVFWPMSDNVNDRGLSRKHITESVEKSLRRIGTDYLDIYFCHRFDPETPVEETVRAMSDLVQQGKVLYWGTSVWEAEQIERAVADAREWKGYLPAVEQPRYNMLDRHIEEKIMPTCARHGMGLTVWSPLAQGLLTGKYNDGVPKGTRGGETMWLAGDMGPQNITRVRKLGELADSLGMATGQLALAWILRRPEISCAITGATRVSQLKENLAASGMTLDAETQTAIDGILGSDESRQRP from the coding sequence GTGAGCAGCTACGTTGGTGCGCGAACGGTTGCAGGCTACCGGCATTTTGCGTACCTTCTTCGTAAAGACAGGAATCAGCCAAAGGGCGAGCGCACTATGGAATACCGTCGAGTAGGAAAGTCGGGCCTCAGGATTTCGGAGATCTCACTCGGTGCCTGGTTAACGTACGGCTCCTCGGTCGACGGCAACGCCGCCGGGGAGATTGTCAGGGCCGCAGTGGAGGAAGGCGTCAATTTCATCGATATCGCGGATATCTATGCCAAGGGCGAGGCGGAGAAAGTGGTCGGTGCCGCCATCAGGGATTTCAAGCGTTCGGATCTCGTGATTTCCAGCAAAGTGTTCTGGCCCATGTCCGACAACGTCAACGACCGGGGGCTCAGCCGCAAGCATATCACTGAATCGGTCGAAAAATCTCTGCGCCGCATCGGCACCGATTACCTCGATATCTACTTCTGCCACCGTTTCGATCCGGAGACACCGGTCGAAGAGACGGTGCGGGCTATGAGCGACCTGGTGCAGCAGGGTAAAGTCCTCTACTGGGGGACGTCCGTCTGGGAAGCGGAGCAGATCGAGCGCGCCGTGGCGGACGCCCGCGAGTGGAAAGGCTATCTTCCGGCCGTGGAGCAACCGCGCTACAATATGCTCGACCGGCACATCGAAGAGAAGATAATGCCGACCTGCGCGCGGCACGGCATGGGACTGACCGTCTGGTCACCCCTGGCCCAGGGGCTTTTGACCGGCAAGTACAATGACGGCGTTCCGAAAGGTACGCGCGGCGGCGAGACGATGTGGCTGGCCGGAGATATGGGCCCGCAGAATATCACCCGGGTCAGAAAGCTCGGCGAGTTGGCCGACTCCCTGGGCATGGCGACGGGGCAACTGGCCCTGGCATGGATTCTCCGGCGCCCGGAGATAAGCTGTGCCATCACCGGGGCCACCAGGGTGTCGCAACTCAAGGAAAACCTCGCCGCCTCCGGCATGACTCTGGACGCGGAGACGCAAACGGCCATTGACGGGATCCTCGGGAGCGACGAGAGCAGGCAGCGGCCGTAG
- a CDS encoding DinB family protein, with protein sequence MFTAVADFEKTWAQESQGTQKVLNALTDGSLSQKVADEHRTLGRVAWHIVTSIAEMMPHTGLKMESVKADAPVPKSAGEIRSAYEAVSDELARQVKANWHDDTLQVEDEFYGETWKRGLTLDILVRHEVHHRGQMTVLMRQAGLKVPGVYGPAKEEWTSYGAPEPEV encoded by the coding sequence ATGTTTACAGCAGTTGCCGATTTCGAAAAGACCTGGGCCCAGGAGTCTCAGGGCACACAGAAGGTTCTGAACGCCCTGACCGACGGGTCCCTGTCGCAGAAGGTTGCCGACGAGCACCGCACGCTCGGGCGCGTCGCCTGGCACATTGTTACCAGCATTGCAGAGATGATGCCCCATACCGGCCTGAAAATGGAATCGGTTAAGGCCGATGCACCGGTACCGAAAAGCGCCGGGGAGATCCGGTCGGCGTATGAAGCCGTGTCGGACGAACTGGCCCGGCAGGTGAAGGCCAACTGGCACGACGACACCCTGCAGGTCGAGGATGAATTTTACGGTGAGACCTGGAAGCGGGGGCTGACCCTTGATATCCTGGTGCGGCACGAAGTGCACCATCGTGGCCAGATGACCGTGCTTATGCGGCAAGCCGGCCTGAAGGTCCCCGGCGTGTACG
- a CDS encoding HD domain-containing phosphohydrolase, with translation MTEAVGQIAGRLLAGQAEERLVNAFFVLYKTARIIDENNAAFRNQLDNFYGLLASLSEAEGDVTVKRVASRYFVNNRLVRFDDAGPSGAAGVVAEWKMLGIGGATFFQEITKDEVAGFFTYMATVKPTTGNLESLSATLKSNGLECVELLSAKDIDDEEPLLAEEIRRRFRSMARKTFFRAVAVVQEVVVNTMEDRDINISKTKRVVHSLIDHITRDESSLLELTAIKDFDDYTYAHSTNVSVYALTLGIKLGLDRSRLSQLGFTALFHDIGKVRLPKDLISKPEAFDEDDWIQMQYHPILGAKTVLRNLKLDAHTARAARGTFEHHINNDFTGYPVLHYQKRPPNLFSRIISVVDSFDALTSGRVYLKKALSPDVVFKKLRYQMKIKFDPFLLKLFNDIIGIYPAGSLVLLNTDEIALVLANNEVDRARPYVKVVGDRQGLLDTPLWVDLSQEEHAARKIIRQIDPSRYELDVTDFILSD, from the coding sequence ATGACTGAGGCCGTCGGTCAGATCGCCGGACGCCTGCTGGCCGGCCAGGCCGAGGAAAGGCTGGTAAACGCCTTCTTCGTGCTGTACAAAACGGCCCGCATTATCGATGAGAACAACGCCGCTTTTCGCAACCAGCTCGACAACTTCTATGGCCTGCTGGCATCCCTGTCGGAAGCCGAAGGCGACGTGACAGTGAAACGGGTGGCCAGCCGGTATTTCGTAAACAACCGGCTGGTCAGGTTTGACGATGCCGGGCCGTCGGGAGCCGCCGGCGTAGTCGCCGAATGGAAAATGCTGGGCATAGGCGGTGCCACCTTTTTCCAGGAGATCACCAAGGACGAGGTGGCCGGCTTTTTCACTTACATGGCGACGGTCAAGCCGACGACCGGGAACCTGGAATCCCTGTCGGCCACGCTGAAGTCGAACGGGCTGGAGTGCGTTGAACTGCTTTCGGCGAAAGACATCGACGACGAGGAGCCGCTGCTGGCCGAGGAGATACGGCGCCGTTTTCGCAGCATGGCACGCAAAACGTTCTTCCGGGCCGTGGCGGTGGTCCAGGAAGTGGTTGTCAACACCATGGAAGACCGCGATATCAATATCTCCAAGACCAAGCGCGTCGTGCACTCGCTGATCGATCACATCACCCGGGACGAATCATCGCTGCTCGAACTCACGGCCATCAAGGACTTCGACGACTACACGTACGCGCACTCGACGAACGTCTCCGTATACGCTCTCACGCTCGGCATCAAGCTGGGACTGGACCGCTCGCGCCTGTCACAGCTCGGATTCACGGCTCTTTTCCACGACATCGGCAAGGTCAGGCTACCCAAGGACCTGATCAGCAAACCGGAAGCGTTTGACGAGGACGATTGGATCCAGATGCAGTACCACCCGATCCTCGGCGCCAAGACGGTGCTGCGCAACCTGAAACTCGACGCCCACACGGCCCGGGCCGCGCGGGGCACGTTTGAACACCACATCAACAACGATTTCACCGGCTACCCGGTCCTGCACTACCAGAAACGGCCGCCCAACCTCTTCTCCAGGATCATCTCGGTAGTTGATTCCTTTGACGCCCTTACCTCCGGTCGGGTGTATCTGAAGAAGGCGCTGAGCCCGGACGTCGTATTCAAGAAACTGCGCTACCAGATGAAAATCAAGTTTGACCCCTTCCTCCTGAAGCTGTTCAACGACATTATCGGCATCTACCCGGCCGGTTCCCTCGTCCTGCTGAACACCGATGAGATCGCGCTGGTGCTGGCAAACAACGAGGTGGACAGGGCGCGCCCGTACGTCAAGGTGGTGGGCGACCGGCAGGGTCTGCTTGACACGCCGCTGTGGGTGGACCTGTCACAGGAAGAACACGCCGCCCGGAAGATTATCCGACAGATAGATCCGTCCCGTTACGAACTGGACGTCACAGACTTCATACTGAGCGATTAG
- a CDS encoding DUF5683 domain-containing protein, with the protein MKRAAYVLLLAGLLGPPLHADTTDVTAPALSDTVIFQPVRDTSRAVQVANPSDFEKHLTQNPTAALFKSMLVPGLGQIGNRRWVKAAVIIGLETWFIGSAVHYGRQAADFRDQWENATGLQTRRILYDLYEDRRDERNKFTWFAGVTIFVSMFDAYVDAHLSGSPGDRRNDQVDWDVAPDGRGGVRALVTYPF; encoded by the coding sequence ATGAAGCGCGCCGCTTACGTGCTTCTTCTCGCCGGTCTCCTTGGTCCCCCGTTGCATGCCGATACTACCGACGTGACCGCACCCGCACTGTCCGACACGGTGATCTTTCAGCCGGTACGGGATACCAGCCGCGCGGTCCAGGTGGCCAACCCGTCTGACTTCGAAAAGCACCTGACGCAGAACCCGACGGCAGCGCTGTTCAAGTCCATGCTGGTTCCGGGCCTGGGGCAGATCGGCAACCGCCGCTGGGTCAAGGCGGCGGTGATCATCGGCCTGGAGACGTGGTTTATCGGTTCAGCCGTTCATTACGGCCGGCAGGCCGCCGACTTCCGTGACCAGTGGGAAAACGCAACCGGCCTTCAAACCCGGCGGATTCTCTACGATCTTTACGAGGACCGCCGCGACGAGCGCAACAAGTTCACGTGGTTTGCGGGTGTCACGATTTTCGTGTCCATGTTTGACGCTTACGTGGACGCCCATCTTTCGGGATCGCCCGGGGACCGGCGTAACGATCAGGTGGACTGGGACGTGGCGCCGGACGGCCGGGGCGGGGTCCGTGCGCTCGTGACTTATCCGTTCTAA